A single genomic interval of Romboutsia ilealis harbors:
- a CDS encoding alanine/glycine:cation symporter family protein, which produces MDAIFKLINNMNEFLWSYILIVMLITLGLYFTFRTKFVQIRYFGEMFRLLGNGTSKDSKKEGKVSSFQAFCMSTASRVGTGNIAGIAIAIIEGGPGAIFWMWIIALIGSASSFVESTLAQIYKVKDGDSFRGGPAYYIEQGLNKRWLGSTFAVLITISFGFIFNAVQANTVATAFNSAFGLDKMIIGIVLGVFTAAVIFGGVHRIAKVSEVIVPIFAGLYILVALFIVVTNLNYLPDVFKLIFESAFGMREIAMGTMGGMMITGIKRGLFSNEAGMGSAPNAAATADVSHPVQQGLIQTLGVFTDTIVICSCTAFIILLYPTYMETGLTGIELTQAALSAHIGSMGNIFIAICIFLFAFSSIVGNYYYGQSNMEFVNLSKIGLNVFRVIVVGMVLFGSLTKVQIVWNLADLFMGLMAVINLIAIALLGKYAFAALDDYTRQKKAGIKNPVFNASNIKGLENVECWNDNKSSEEVI; this is translated from the coding sequence ATGGACGCAATATTTAAGTTGATAAACAATATGAATGAATTCTTATGGTCTTATATATTAATAGTAATGTTAATAACATTAGGACTTTATTTTACTTTTAGGACTAAATTTGTTCAGATTAGATATTTTGGGGAAATGTTTAGATTATTAGGTAACGGAACATCTAAAGATTCTAAAAAAGAAGGTAAAGTATCTTCATTCCAAGCATTTTGTATGAGTACAGCATCAAGAGTTGGAACAGGGAATATAGCAGGGATAGCAATCGCAATTATAGAAGGTGGTCCTGGAGCTATCTTTTGGATGTGGATTATAGCTTTAATTGGTTCGGCATCAAGTTTTGTTGAAAGTACATTAGCTCAGATATATAAAGTAAAGGATGGCGATTCATTTAGAGGTGGCCCGGCTTACTATATAGAACAAGGATTAAATAAGAGATGGTTAGGTTCAACTTTTGCAGTATTAATAACTATATCTTTTGGATTTATATTTAATGCAGTTCAAGCTAATACTGTAGCTACAGCATTTAACAGTGCATTTGGATTAGATAAAATGATTATAGGGATAGTACTTGGAGTTTTTACAGCAGCTGTTATATTTGGTGGAGTACATAGAATTGCTAAAGTTTCTGAAGTAATAGTTCCTATATTTGCAGGACTTTATATATTAGTAGCATTATTTATAGTAGTTACTAACTTGAATTATCTTCCAGATGTATTTAAATTAATATTTGAAAGTGCTTTTGGTATGAGGGAAATAGCTATGGGTACTATGGGTGGTATGATGATAACTGGTATAAAAAGAGGGTTATTCTCTAATGAAGCAGGTATGGGATCAGCGCCTAACGCAGCAGCTACAGCTGATGTAAGTCATCCAGTACAACAAGGTTTAATACAAACATTAGGAGTATTTACAGATACTATCGTTATATGTAGTTGTACAGCATTTATAATACTTTTATATCCAACATATATGGAAACAGGGTTAACAGGTATAGAGCTTACGCAAGCTGCATTATCAGCACATATAGGCTCTATGGGAAATATATTTATAGCAATTTGCATATTCTTGTTTGCATTTAGTTCTATAGTAGGTAACTATTATTATGGTCAATCTAATATGGAGTTTGTAAATTTAAGTAAAATAGGATTAAATGTATTTAGAGTTATTGTTGTAGGTATGGTTTTATTTGGATCACTTACAAAGGTTCAAATAGTTTGGAATTTAGCAGATTTATTTATGGGTCTTATGGCTGTTATAAACTTAATAGCTATAGCATTATTAGGTAAATATGCATTTGCAGCACTAGATGATTATACTAGACAAAAGAAAGCAGGAATTAAAAATCCAGTATTTAATGCTTCTAATATAAAAGGATTAGAAAATGTAGAGTGCTGGAATGATAATAAATCTTCAGAAGAAGTAATATAA
- a CDS encoding NAD(P)/FAD-dependent oxidoreductase: MRYDIAIVGSGPAGLSAAINAKIRNKNIIVFGTESLSNKLIKAPSIDNYLGFYEISGEELREKFQNHLDKMEIEITYKKINNIYAMGDYFALMSGEDMYEATAVILATGVEYGKPIKGEEEFLGKGVGYCATCDAPLYKDKKVAIIGYNKESKEEANFLNEIASKTYFIPMYKNDSLMRESNELDSSIEIINDRPVQIKGENLVNKVSFKEQEIDVDGVFVIKDSASPKSLVPGIDTEGPHIKVDINMQTSITGCFAAGDCAGKPYSYIKSAGQGQIAAINAVSYLDKLKIEQRNKK, encoded by the coding sequence ATGAGATATGATATAGCTATAGTAGGAAGTGGTCCTGCAGGGCTTTCGGCTGCAATAAATGCTAAAATAAGAAATAAAAATATCATAGTATTTGGAACTGAAAGTTTAAGTAACAAGTTAATAAAAGCACCATCTATAGATAACTATTTAGGATTTTATGAAATAAGTGGTGAAGAATTAAGAGAAAAATTCCAAAACCATTTAGATAAAATGGAAATTGAAATAACATATAAAAAAATAAATAATATATATGCTATGGGTGATTATTTTGCACTAATGTCAGGTGAAGATATGTATGAAGCTACTGCAGTTATATTAGCTACAGGTGTAGAATATGGAAAGCCTATAAAAGGTGAAGAAGAATTTTTAGGTAAAGGTGTTGGATATTGTGCAACTTGTGATGCTCCTTTATATAAGGATAAAAAGGTTGCTATTATAGGATATAATAAAGAATCTAAAGAAGAGGCAAACTTTTTAAATGAGATAGCATCTAAAACTTATTTTATACCTATGTATAAAAATGATTCTTTAATGAGAGAATCTAATGAATTAGATAGTAGTATAGAAATAATAAATGATAGACCTGTACAAATAAAAGGAGAGAATCTAGTAAATAAAGTTTCTTTTAAGGAACAAGAAATAGATGTAGATGGGGTGTTTGTAATAAAAGATAGTGCATCACCTAAATCATTAGTACCAGGTATTGATACTGAAGGGCCTCATATAAAGGTAGATATAAATATGCAAACTAGCATTACTGGATGTTTTGCAGCAGGAGATTGCGCAGGTAAACCTTACTCGTATATAAAATCTGCAGGGCAAGGTCAAATAGCAGCAATAAATGCAGTTTCTTATTTAGATAAGCTAAAAATTGAACAGAGAAATAAAAAATAA
- the trxA gene encoding thioredoxin, with the protein MAKIINTSQFRGSVEENQGVVVVDFFATWCGPCKMLAPVFEQAGEEMKNDATFLKVDIDQSLELAQQFRISTVPTMMIFKNGKPVETLVGFMPKERIVQKVKSHL; encoded by the coding sequence ATGGCTAAAATAATAAATACATCTCAATTTAGAGGAAGCGTTGAAGAAAATCAAGGGGTAGTTGTAGTAGACTTCTTTGCAACTTGGTGTGGACCTTGTAAAATGTTAGCACCTGTATTTGAGCAAGCGGGAGAAGAAATGAAAAATGATGCAACATTTTTAAAAGTTGATATAGATCAAAGTTTAGAATTAGCACAACAATTTAGAATATCTACAGTACCTACAATGATGATATTTAAAAATGGTAAGCCGGTAGAAACTTTAGTTGGGTTTATGCCAAAGGAAAGAATAGTTCAAAAGGTTAAATCACATTTATAA